In Cervus elaphus chromosome 29, mCerEla1.1, whole genome shotgun sequence, a single window of DNA contains:
- the LOC122686051 gene encoding interferon alpha-1, which produces MAPAWSLLLALLLLSCNAICSLGCHLPHTHSLANRRVLTLLRQLRRVSPSSCLQDRNDFAFPQEALGGSQLQRAQAISVLHEVTQHTFQLFSTEGSAAAWDQSLLDKLRTALDQQLTALQACLRQEQGLQGAPLLKGDSSLALRKYFHRVTLYLQEKGHSPCAWEVVRAEVMRAFSSSTNLQERFRRKD; this is translated from the coding sequence ATGGCCCCAGCCTGGTCCTTACTCCTGGCCCTGCTGCTGCTCAGCTGCAACGCCATCTGCTCTCTGGGCTGCCACCTGCCTCACACCCACAGCCTGGCCAACAGGAGGGTCCTGACGCTCCTGCGACAACTGAGGAgggtctccccttcctcctgcctgcagGACAGAAATGACTTCGCCTTCCCCCAGGAGGCGCTGGGTGGCAGCCAGCTGCAGAGGGCTCAAGCCATCTCTGTGCTCCACGAGGTGACCCAGCACACCTTCCAGCTCTTCAGCACTGAGGGCTCGGCCGCTGCGTGGGACCAGAGCCTCCTGGACAAGCTCCGCACTGCACTGGATCAGCAGCTCACTGCCCTGCAAGCCTGTCTGAGGCAGGAGCAGGGGCTGCAAGGGGCTCCCCTGCTCAAGGGGGACTCCAGCCTGGCTCTGAGGAAATACTTCCACAGAGTCACTCTCTATCTGCAAGAGAAGGGACACAGCCCTTGTGCCTGGGAGGTTGTCAGAGCAGAAGTCATGAGAGCCTTCTCTTCCTCAACAAACTTGCAGGAGAGATTCCGGAGGAAGGACTGA